TTCGCATAGACAAGTACTGCCATTAGGGACGGAAAAGCCCGAGAGTACAGTTACTTAAAAGTGCCGGGAAgtaacgaaaaaacaaaaaataacgtCAGTGGGAGCAAAGATATGCCGTGTCACGGGCGTCTAAAGTTCACGAACACCGCGTCTTTAGTACCTGTGGATGTCCACGAGCACCAGACGCACGCAtacatcataaaaaaaacatgttttgcttttttttttatacctttttctttccatcacCTTGCGGTATTTGAGGTTTTGTTTGAAGCTCCGTGTGTCTGGATGAATTGGGTCGTCGCCGATGTTGTCCGAGGGAATGAGATTTTCGCCTTGACGACAACTATTAATCTGGCAAGGAATGaagaataattcaaaaaccaCTGTGacgcaaaatgaaatttacttTGATTCGCTTGGGGTATTAGAAATCATTGGCGAAAAAAACGTGATGGATCGCACGATCCGGGATCGATCGAAAATGGCGTGAGCAGATAAGGATAAAAATTCGCCTCGCCCTGTGCCCATATTGAGAAtctgaaaaaagcaaaaataaagaaaaagacgggAACAAAGAAATGGCCTCCTCCCATGTTTCACGAGTTTTTCAGTTTGGATCTTAAACAaagtataaatatatatatttgtacCATCCTTCTggaacaaaagaacaaaaataaaagctattGTTTGCGCATTCGTTCTCTTAATATGGGGTTTTTGTCGGTCCGATTCACTATATTAGCACTGACGTCATCTCATAACGTACGTGCTTCCCCAACACGAGTGGTTTTTACTCACGTTTTGTTTGACGCAATCATTTTTTGAGCGACATTCTTTGTTCAACAACGACCCGCATGGCCAACCGGAAACTAACATATGACAGCTTACAATTGTATGATACTCGTATGAAGAACAATCATTTCTGAGTcgcaaaattttaatttagaCCTTGAAACTGGACGAtgccaaaaataagaaaagcgTTTTGCTAACACAcccacgaaagaaaaacgaaaggtCCTCTTCCCAAGACCAAAAATGGAGGGTTCAATTGAAGTTGACTTGCCAAAAGAAATGGTAAGATGGATACGCCTTTTTATGAAAATAGTTctacgcatttttgttttgttcgttttccacaaaaaccaaatcgagTAGCAGTTTTTTTCCCAGCTCGTCACATTACAATGATTAATGATTCGGTGGCGCTGAATTCATCCACGAGAATGCTGCAATGTTGACATGCGAGGGAGGGTTTCACGCCAACGAAGAGACGGATGTCTGTACACTACACAATCGACCTTACCCTCAGAatgaaaaggaaggaaaacaaaatagtaaGTTACCAATCTCATTGGCAATGGAGGACGTTTCGGATGAGTAGGGCGTCGTGAGAACACTCAGCCCGGAAGGTTAAATTCATTTACGATCATGCCCACAACGACAATCAGCTATGAGGAAGCTCTGAACATAATGCTAGTTAAGAGAACATGTCAACATTATGAAGGAAACAACCGAGGCCGCAGCACTCACGTTCAATCGAGAGACAAACAAGGCCTGTGGTTCTTTATTTAAAACTGGACCTAGAAAACGTGAACGAGTCTATTACAGGGGCGTCGTTATGATACTCACGAGACAGGGTCATTCAAAATGGCCGTTGGAAGAGCCAAAGATTTCGATCATGAAGCATGACTTTgttcattttctcgtttttcccTGTGGCTGGATACAAACTGACAGATGTTGATGTGATGACAGTCAATTCCTACCAGCAAAAACCAGATCCGggtttcatcttcttcacaCATTCTTTTTGACACTGCTTGGATGTTGGCCAACTAAAGGGAAAGCTTGAATGATCCGACGTGTATTAGCAAATCTTGGCGCGTCGTTGCCAGAAAGAAAGTGAAACCCGTCACTggcctagaaaaaaaaacaggaatagCAAAAATgtgcaaacaaaaaggagaaaacaaaataacaataacaaaaaaacggaaaatacTAATCAATAATAAACATCTTGCGTAGTAGTGGCGGCACGAGCTGCTTTCTATGGACGACACTTGGCTAATCGCCCAAGTTCAACAATGTGTGAGTCATCTCAAGGACGAATTGCAGTTACCACCATCTATTACAAAttaacatcaaaacaaaatgggcGATGGCTGATATTGTTTTTGTATTGTCTGcaagaaacaaacagatgGAGAAGAAGACCAACATGTTCacgaaagaaggaagaaacaaaaaaatgatgatggaactaaattaattaaatgaGATAGAGCATAGATTGCAAggaagaaaatagaattttaagACGGCCAAGACCATTTCAGAAAAGTAATCAACCACACAGCCAAGAGCAATCAATTGCACTTGGGGtttatattctttttattattattattctttttttttgtaaaggtGGATTTTGCCCTTCCTTCGTTTAAGAgacaccaacaaaaaaatcgtgttTAAATCTCTACCAATAATGGAAACAAATCTGTAAACGGATTCAAGGAAGCGAGCGGTCCGGATAAAATGCTGTTCTCCATTAGCGccttattatttaatttttatgcAATAAGTTAATAACCGTAACGATCCTGCAGAATGATAACAAATATCATCGTTAGTTACTTCaataacacaacaaaaaaacacttcCGATTGTTAACCTGTATGCTGCTAGCGAAATCGTTAGCCAATGAGGAGAGTTTGCTGGCCACTTTCGTAACACCCTGGCGAACACTTTCCTTCACTTCGTCCAAGTCAGGCGtctttaaaaacgaaaagaatcgATTAGAAAGCAGCTGCataaaaacaagcaaatggCATTACCTGGATGTTGTACCCAGCTCCGGCTGAGTTTTTAGAACGTCCACTGTTGGAATTGCCAGTCCCGAAATAGTCAGCAGACGAGATTCCCGACGAGCCTTCAAATCGTGACAAGTTTGTCCTTCGTTCGTACTGCAATTATTAAACCAAGCATTCCCATCATGGTCAAACaagaaatgttattttttttaaagcaataaTACTTACATCAGCACTGCCGGAATCCTGGAAATATTGGTCAGATGAAATGGCTTTGGCGCTGCCGAACTTCTTTTGCGCTTCCCCACTGTCGGAGGCGCcagaagaaaattcctttgtTTTCGTAGAAGAGCCATACGTTGAGCTGGATGATTTGCCACTGGTAGTGGATGATCCATAGTTCGAACTCGAGGAAATAGGACCTCCGAACGCGGCCGCGCTTTGAGACGACTTAGAAACAGGGGCGAAATCGCTCAACATGTCCCAATCCGAGTCACGACTTGATTTGCTGCTTCCCCCGCGAGTCAGCAAATCATCAAGTCCGGAatttctgagaaaaaaaacgtgattcGCGGTTAAAAACATAGCTCAAATCGACTACTTAAAAGGAGAAATCCTCCTACTTGGAGTAGAACGAATTAGAAGATTCTTCAGCCACTGCAAACGTTTTTCGGTCCAATGAAGCCAAAACGGACGCACTCGAGCTACTAGTGAAGGCCGAAGAATCTTGTTGAATAATGGCCATGTCACTTATGGCGGAATGACTGATATTTCTACACAAATGGAAAGGACCTGACGTGctgttttctattattattataaatgTACTTACCTCGGGCCACTGTTCGCTGCCATGATTCCCATGCCCAAACGTTCCACCTGTTGCGCTTTCGATGGATCTACCTTTTGTAGTCGTTCCGATTGTTTCTTCGACTCGAGGCTCAAATCTTGATAGGCTAGTCGTAGAGAGTTTGtctatttgaaatttaaaaatactttGAATAGTAAAAGAGTAGTGAAACACTTGTTGATGGAGAATTCCCAGACACATACCTGGGATTCGGTTTCTTCTGGTTTGACGTCAGCGCTTTTCTGCGAACGCATCGAGTCGGCAAGTTGAGCttccttttcaatttcgtCAAAATTGGTATGCACTTTGGTCGCACCCAATCCTTTTTTGGCGCCCATCTGTTagcggaaaagaaaataatacgGGAAATTGATAGACGAGTGTCGGCTAACTTAATTATACCCCTGGTTTTTTCGCTGCCGGTTTGCGCTGTCCAATCAGAGATTTTGCAACTTTTGGTTCCGCAACCTAGAAAATTGTAAAGTCATGATTTCTgaattaaaacagcatcaagaCCAGGAGTTACCGAGGGAGATGGATTGCTAATAACAGCGACATTTGGTCCAGCACCTTGGCATTCTGCCTCACATTCTTTCACTTTAACGGGTTCGGTGGCCTGTTAAGTTCAGATGCAAGATATCCTTATAAGAAAACTGTagtttttttcgtgtgtgctAAACATATAGACTCACAACAATTTTGGGCAACAATGATCCATTTGTATTAACAGGTGTGGTATCCGGGAATGCTTCAGTTACTGCGAAGaaatcttcttcctttttctcttgggGAGCCACTGCTTCCGTGCCTGAATCGATGTGAAGCTTGAAAAGGAAACAGAGCTCAAATGAGTAACTAAAAACATGTGGTGGAAAGAATAAAATGCAATTACTTGAGTTCCGTGAATCCTCAAAGATTGGATAGCTAGATTGGAAAGCTTTTCCTTGTACAGCATGGCTGCTCTAGAGTTGTACTTGGTCTGTGCATCCATAGTGGTGCAGTTATGCTGCCGGAAGAAAGTTGCCTACACATTGCAATACATCACAATTATAATATATCCTTCCACACATTGTAAGGTTTCATACGGCATTGGCGTTTCCTCCGAGTTGCATGCTTCGTAATTGCACCCATGTCCATTGTGTGTCCAGCTGTGTGGAACGGACAAATGTGAGGTGGACTCCCAAATTTCTATGGACTGAAGAGCAATCGATGCAGATGAAGACTCCAAAAGTCACAGTTGACCACGTAGGATTTTTGGCTCCACAATCAAAACATGTCTAGGAAAAAAAGTAGAATTTGAACACCCATTTCTGCTATAAAATAATTGTATGTATAGTGTCCTCGACGCGATTAGAAAATGAACAAGCGAGCAACAGATAATTTCAAGTATTGCACAAGGCTTAACTGCCTCACCTTATTTGTGGGAATTGACCGTAACCTCTTAAAAATGGCCCTGcaataaatcaaacaaaaataacaataaaagatCTGTATCGATTCTTCTAAAAATTAAAGCGACAgaattcaaatgatttttaaagTCCATTTACTCAATATCGGCTTTACTAGGTGCTTCCaccgccattttttcttttgggcaGATGATCCGATAcgtcaacaaaaaacaatcgcCGAACGCTGCCACGTGAAACAACTGCCAAACGCCTTGTGAGGAAACTATAGATCGGATAGTCTACCAATTGATACTTCTTTCTACTGCTAGCGACATCACCTATTTCGTGCCGGGTACCAAAACTTGAAGCTCTTCTATTTTCTAACCACACGCAAAGTCAACATCTCATCCCCTGTAGCCTTAAGCTATTCTGGCTCTGTTGTTCCATTCGAACACCATGGCGCTGCAGAGCAATCGACTGGCAGCAATGGCAGATTCCAGTCTACATCTCTTTGGCATCCAACGTCGCGTGAAGAAGCCTCGTGAATCGATTCAATCGTTTCCAGATGTTAGGATAGCTAAATAGTCAACTAAATAATGCAGATAAAGTGTCTGTCCCTTGTTGAAACGATGCCCCGTTGAAAAGGGGACGCGAGTTAttcttttgcttgttttcttttttatggtATCGTTTTTTTACGATTGTCGAACAAAACGATCGATACGAGTTGTTGATAGAGGTTGCCAGGGCAACCAATCGAATTATCATATGGAAACTCATCAGCTGTTCTACAAATAGAAAGTATGTTGTGTGTTGGCGAGAGCATTGTACCGGAGAGAGcttattttgtttcgttgCTGCCGGAGGTATATCACATTTTACAACACGACGAGAGCTCTTGAACAATGTCTAGTCGAAGGGAAGCAGcgtcagcagcagcagcagttccTTTGAAGCCGAGCAGTGCACCTTTAGTCTTGCCCATGAACAGAGCAGTGCCCTTTCGTAGCTCCATCAAAATCAACGCTATGCGTCCGCCAACGGCACACAGCGATCGAAACGAAGTCAGTTCGCGAGTGGTTATCACCAGCAAAACAAGTGGCCTCGTATCCAGAGATCTCAGCAACAAAATGAGTTCGAAAAGCAGTTCAAGTGGCGTGACATCGTCGAAACCTTTGTGGCAGACTGTCAAATCGTTTGGTGGCCGATTGGACAGAGTGGCGCCAAGCAACAAACAGGGCaaagagaagaacaacaagCAAGAACAAATGGCCACTTCGACTGGCACCGAATCCAGTGGCGTCTTCTCCAGTTCGGAAAATGGCAGCTTGAAAGAGTTGAATAAAGACGTTGTTACGTCCAATCGAATTCTACGTCCACCTCAGTCCTCAACTAGTCGACTAACTGCAGCCATGGCCAAAACGACGAGCAGGCTGGTCAAACGTCCAACGCCCACCGTCACCAGCACCGTTGTTGGTAAGTTAAATggcaatcatctttttttgataatatgttgattttatgtgaggttaagaaaaaaaaaaaaggccctgttttcttgtattctcTTTGAATTGCCTTCGCCACTACTGGTGGTTTGGTTACTATTTTGcggtttctcattttttttttttttacacgttgGCAAACCCAACTTTTCGtttgatccattttttttttttttttttgttgaaacaaCGAGCAACGGTTCATTttatttgcttgtttgtttgaaacGCACTATCTGCACCTGAGATAAGGCAGTGGGTTAAAAGGCACTGAAAGtattaaaaacacaaaaaaacaaaaatggcctgCCATTTCCTGGCTGTACATAACAACCGGATTGGAGTGGATTCACGCGTGACTGGCTTCTCTCTGCGTGTTAAGTATCAAGACGTTGGAAACGGCTCAATTCGATTAGCATAGACTCTTTTATcgatgtgtttttttctttccccatccTTTTGTGcgaaatgtttaaaaagatGTCGACATCACGGCAAGTTCGTAACTACGTCATTTACAGCAGGTGGTTTCTCTTCCGTCACCTCTTCCTAGCTCTCCATTTTtgctttccaaaaaaataacacacagTCGACCTTTTGACAGCTGATTTTTATCCGACCAGCAGATGGAAGTAGAAAAACGAGGCCGCGGGACTTTTTAAACGAcaggttttattttatttttgaaaacctgTTTCGTTCTCTTTTGGCTGGAAGAAGTTCATTGCTTGGTTTT
The nucleotide sequence above comes from Daphnia carinata strain CSIRO-1 chromosome 3, CSIRO_AGI_Dcar_HiC_V3, whole genome shotgun sequence. Encoded proteins:
- the LOC130693369 gene encoding ADP-ribosylation factor GTPase-activating protein 2-like, with product MAVEAPSKADIEAIFKRLRSIPTNKTCFDCGAKNPTWSTVTFGVFICIDCSSVHRNLGVHLTFVRSTQLDTQWTWVQLRSMQLGGNANAATFFRQHNCTTMDAQTKYNSRAAMLYKEKLSNLAIQSLRIHGTQLHIDSGTEAVAPQEKKEEDFFAVTEAFPDTTPVNTNGSLLPKIVATEPVKVKECEAECQGAGPNVAVISNPSPSVAEPKVAKSLIGQRKPAAKKPGMGAKKGLGATKVHTNFDEIEKEAQLADSMRSQKSADVKPEETESQTNSLRLAYQDLSLESKKQSERLQKVDPSKAQQVERLGMGIMAANSGPRNISHSAISDMAIIQQDSSAFTSSSSASVLASLDRKTFAVAEESSNSFYSKNSGLDDLLTRGGSSKSSRDSDWDMLSDFAPVSKSSQSAAAFGGPISSSSNYGSSTTSGKSSSSTYGSSTKTKEFSSGASDSGEAQKKFGSAKAISSDQYFQDSGSADYERRTNLSRFEGSSGISSADYFGTGNSNSGRSKNSAGAGYNIQTPDLDEVKESVRQGVTKVASKLSSLANDFASSIQDRYGY